Proteins from one Sabethes cyaneus chromosome 2, idSabCyanKW18_F2, whole genome shotgun sequence genomic window:
- the LOC128738143 gene encoding bombyxin B-9-like has translation MKIEVIFLLVCLIASGVVDSFPRPGKDRYCGKRLTQVLALLCNGDYPYHRATEAHQPADDGFRNIPRFRRNIVPECCSYPCDLYQLKILCTPPKV, from the exons ATGAAGATTGAAGTTATTTTCCTGTTGGTCTGCCTAATTGCCAGCGGTGTAGTTGATTCATTTCCCAGACCAGGAAAGGATCGATATTGTGGAAAGCGGCTTACTCAAGTTTTAGCGCTTCTATGCAATGGAGACT ATCCCTATCATAGAGCAACTGAAGCCCACCAACCTGCTGACGACGGTTTTCGTAACATTCCACGGTTCCGGCGCAACATAGTCCCCGAGTGCTGTTCGTATCCTTGCGACCTTTATCAGCTTAAAATACTTTGCACCCCACCAAAAGTGTAG